The following proteins are encoded in a genomic region of Vibrio tasmaniensis:
- a CDS encoding CcoQ/FixQ family Cbb3-type cytochrome c oxidase assembly chaperone, giving the protein MDIITFQSVWTVTVFACFIGIVWWAYGKNRKSRFDEDANLVFADDEPATSSKNQGVTK; this is encoded by the coding sequence ATGGACATTATTACATTTCAAAGTGTTTGGACTGTTACTGTTTTTGCTTGCTTCATCGGCATCGTTTGGTGGGCATACGGCAAGAATCGTAAATCACGTTTCGACGAAGATGCGAACCTAGTGTTTGCAGACGACGAGCCGGCAACAAGTTCTAAAAATCAAGGAGTGACAAAGTAA
- the ccoO gene encoding cytochrome-c oxidase, cbb3-type subunit II, with protein sequence MSSNSNNRHELVEKNVGLLAILIVIAISFGALVEITPLIFQKQTTEPVENLRVYSALEMEGRDIYIREGCNVCHSQMIRPFRSETERYGHYSVAGESVWEHPFLWGSKRTGPDLARVGDRYSDEWHRVHLIDPRELVPESNMPGFPWLAENVLDGKLTQQKLELFRNQFGVPYTDEQIANAKQDVEGKTEMDAIIAYLQSLGHAMK encoded by the coding sequence ATGAGCTCAAATTCAAATAATCGCCATGAGTTGGTAGAGAAGAACGTTGGCCTACTGGCGATCTTGATCGTTATTGCTATCAGTTTTGGTGCTTTAGTAGAAATTACCCCTCTTATTTTCCAAAAGCAGACGACTGAACCTGTAGAAAACCTACGCGTTTACTCTGCTCTGGAAATGGAAGGTCGTGATATTTATATCCGCGAAGGTTGTAACGTATGTCACAGCCAAATGATTCGCCCTTTCCGCTCTGAAACGGAACGTTACGGTCACTACTCTGTAGCGGGCGAAAGCGTTTGGGAACACCCATTCTTATGGGGTTCTAAGCGTACTGGTCCAGATCTAGCGCGTGTTGGTGATCGTTACTCTGATGAGTGGCACCGTGTTCACCTTATCGACCCTCGTGAACTTGTTCCTGAATCAAACATGCCTGGTTTCCCATGGCTTGCTGAGAATGTACTTGATGGCAAATTGACTCAACAGAAGCTTGAACTCTTCCGTAATCAATTTGGTGTTCCTTACACAGACGAACAAATTGCTAACGCTAAACAAGATGTTGAAGGAAAAACAGAGATGGATGCAATCATCGCTTACCTTCAATCGCTTGGCCACGCAATGAAATAA
- the ccoN gene encoding cytochrome-c oxidase, cbb3-type subunit I yields the protein MQMSQEKQLEQNYNYTVVRQFTLVTILWGIVGMGVGVLIAAQLVWPQLNFDTPWLTYSRLRPLHTNAVIFAFGTSALFATSYYVVQRTCQTRLFGGPLVAFTFWGWQAIILSAAITLPLGLTSGKEYAELEWPIDIAITLVWVAYAVVFFGTMIKRKTSHIYVANWFFGAFIITVAVLHIVNSLAVPVSAFKSYSIYSGAIDAMVQWWYGHNAVGFLLTAGFLGMMYYFVPKQAGRPVYSYRLSIVHFWALVSLYIWAGPHHLHYTALPDWTQSLGMVMSLVLFAPSWGGMINGIMTLSGAWHKLRYDPILRFLIVSLSFYGMSTFEGPMMAIKTVNALSHYTDWTIGHVHSGALGWVAMVSIGSVYHLVPKLFGQERMYSVSLINVHFWLATIGTVFYIVAMWISGVMQGLMWRAVNSDGTLTYSFVESVEASYPFYFVRFLGGFIFLSGMFLMAYNTYKTVSAPKDSLKAIPQPA from the coding sequence ATGCAAATGAGCCAAGAAAAGCAGCTTGAACAAAACTACAACTATACGGTCGTCCGTCAATTTACCCTCGTTACAATTTTGTGGGGTATTGTCGGTATGGGCGTTGGTGTTTTGATTGCCGCTCAATTAGTTTGGCCACAGCTAAACTTTGATACGCCGTGGCTGACGTACAGTCGTTTACGTCCCCTGCATACTAATGCGGTTATTTTTGCGTTCGGTACAAGTGCGCTGTTTGCAACATCATATTATGTTGTGCAACGTACCTGTCAGACGCGTCTCTTTGGTGGCCCTCTCGTAGCCTTTACCTTTTGGGGTTGGCAAGCGATTATCCTGTCCGCTGCAATTACTTTACCGTTAGGTTTAACCTCTGGTAAAGAATACGCAGAACTTGAATGGCCAATCGATATTGCTATTACTCTTGTGTGGGTAGCTTATGCGGTCGTGTTCTTCGGAACCATGATTAAGCGTAAGACATCGCACATTTATGTAGCTAACTGGTTCTTCGGAGCCTTCATCATCACGGTTGCCGTGTTGCACATCGTTAACAGCCTGGCTGTTCCTGTATCTGCGTTTAAATCGTACTCGATTTATTCTGGAGCGATCGATGCAATGGTGCAATGGTGGTACGGACACAATGCGGTAGGCTTCCTATTGACAGCTGGTTTCCTAGGTATGATGTATTACTTCGTTCCTAAACAAGCTGGTCGCCCTGTTTACTCTTACCGTTTGTCGATTGTTCACTTCTGGGCTCTTGTGTCTCTGTATATTTGGGCTGGTCCTCACCACCTACACTACACAGCACTTCCAGACTGGACTCAGTCTCTAGGTATGGTTATGTCTTTGGTTCTGTTTGCTCCATCTTGGGGTGGCATGATCAACGGTATTATGACTCTATCTGGTGCGTGGCATAAGCTACGTTACGACCCTATCCTACGTTTCCTAATCGTTTCTCTATCATTCTACGGCATGTCGACTTTCGAAGGCCCTATGATGGCAATCAAAACGGTTAACGCACTATCTCACTACACGGACTGGACTATCGGTCACGTTCACTCTGGTGCGCTAGGTTGGGTTGCGATGGTTTCAATCGGTTCGGTTTACCACTTAGTTCCTAAACTATTTGGTCAAGAGCGTATGTACTCTGTATCTCTAATCAATGTTCACTTCTGGTTAGCAACGATCGGTACGGTTTTCTACATTGTTGCAATGTGGATCTCTGGTGTGATGCAAGGTCTGATGTGGCGTGCAGTTAACTCTGACGGTACATTAACTTACAGCTTCGTTGAATCTGTAGAAGCATCTTACCCGTTCTACTTTGTACGTTTCTTAGGTGGTTTTATCTTCCTATCTGGTATGTTCCTAATGGCATACAACACGTACAAAACTGTTTCTGCACCTAAAGATAGCCTTAAAGCTATCCCTCAACCGGCTTAA
- a CDS encoding FIST signal transduction protein: MKFLSKVSYSLDDKIAVDELLSGVANPDDIACLICYCTEEYSTLAVQRYLVDALPNTPIHGCTTCHGIMTETGFHSGPVIGILIIYDSGINAYGTGISHFGDSIDRSTFSAIDKALKNANREGEIPDLILLHSTPGNEEKVMAAIDNKFGTEVPIIGGSAADNQVSGNWSIFTEEALAINGVSLTVFFASQSIYSSFSAGHTPTQYSGTVTKVRNRILLEIDHRPATTVYNEWTDFHLGGSDDGYIFEKSTVYPLGRKVGSSYDYPYFKLSHSIRETECNGIELFTDINEGDTIYLMQGSKQQLISRAANIIHSSYYNDMDLEEKLGAINIFCAGPMLHLKQDMDEVCDQINHALGGLPYICPFTFGEQGRLSGGENAHGNLMVSSATFYRLKK, translated from the coding sequence ATGAAATTTCTATCAAAAGTCTCTTATTCCCTAGACGATAAAATCGCAGTAGATGAGCTGCTCAGTGGGGTGGCAAACCCTGACGATATTGCCTGTCTTATCTGCTACTGCACCGAAGAGTACTCCACACTTGCTGTGCAGAGATATTTGGTAGATGCGCTCCCGAATACACCAATACATGGCTGCACCACTTGTCACGGTATTATGACCGAAACAGGGTTCCATTCAGGCCCTGTGATTGGGATACTCATCATCTATGATTCTGGAATTAATGCCTACGGTACCGGCATCAGTCACTTTGGCGATTCCATAGACCGTAGTACATTCAGCGCCATCGATAAAGCATTAAAGAACGCCAACCGAGAAGGAGAGATACCCGATCTTATCTTGCTCCATTCCACCCCTGGTAATGAAGAGAAGGTAATGGCGGCCATCGATAACAAATTTGGTACAGAGGTGCCGATTATTGGTGGAAGCGCAGCAGACAATCAAGTGTCTGGAAATTGGAGTATCTTTACCGAAGAAGCTCTTGCTATTAATGGCGTCTCTTTAACGGTGTTTTTTGCGTCACAATCCATCTATTCATCTTTTAGCGCCGGTCATACACCCACCCAGTATTCAGGCACCGTCACCAAAGTAAGAAATCGAATATTGTTAGAGATCGACCATAGGCCTGCGACCACCGTTTATAATGAATGGACTGATTTTCATTTAGGTGGCAGTGATGATGGGTATATTTTTGAAAAGTCGACAGTTTATCCATTAGGCCGAAAGGTCGGCTCTTCTTACGACTACCCATATTTCAAGTTATCGCATTCGATCAGAGAAACTGAGTGTAACGGTATCGAGTTGTTCACTGATATAAATGAAGGTGACACCATCTATTTGATGCAAGGCTCTAAGCAACAACTTATAAGTCGTGCCGCTAACATCATTCATTCGTCTTACTATAATGATATGGATCTTGAAGAAAAATTAGGGGCGATCAACATATTCTGTGCAGGACCAATGCTGCACCTAAAACAAGATATGGATGAGGTTTGTGACCAAATCAATCACGCACTTGGTGGGCTTCCATACATATGTCCATTTACGTTTGGTGAGCAAGGCAGACTTTCTGGTGGTGAGAATGCGCACGGAAATTTAATGGTATCGTCTGCAACGTTTTATAGGCTGAAAAAGTAA